The DNA window ATTTCTTTGTCTACTATCGAAGGACTGATGATGTTATTTTTAAAAGAGTTCAAATTTGGAATACTTTTTATTTGGTTGAGTTGTTTCAATACCGAAACCTCATCGAACTTTCCTGATATTATGACTACAGTGTTTTCCGGTTGATAGTATTTGTAGTGGAATTCTTCTAGTGTTGATTTTTTTATATTCATGACGGTATCTTTGTATCCCATTATAGGTCTTGAAAAGTTGTCATCGTATATATTTTTGTATAAGTTTTCAAATACTATGTTTATTGGTTCGTCTTCATATGAAGAGATTTCTTCTAATATTATACCTTTTTCTTTTTCTATATCCTCTTCCTTGAATAAAGGTTCATAAAGGATCTCAGACATGATTTCTAGTGTTTCATTCACTTTTTGAGAAGGTATCTTCGCAAAAAATACTGTGAAATTCTTTGAAGTGAAGGCATTTAATACACCCCCTACTTCTTCAATTGGTTGTTTAATTTCGAAGGTATTTTTTCTTTTAGTTGCTCGAAAAGAAACGTGTTCAATGAGATGAGACAATCCTGCATTTTCTTTTGTTTCCTTTGAGGAACCTACTTTCACACAAAAAAGTACGGACGCACTCATCATAGAATCCCTGTTAATAAGAATTACATCTAAACCATTGTCTAATATTTTATGAGTATACAAAATTAGTTTTCCTCCATGTACTAAAGAGTTTAAAATCATTTTTCTTAAATATTTTGTTTGGAAAAACAGCAAATTTACGATATTTAATTATACCATAACAATATCAATTATATCTAACTTATATAACATACAATACAAAAAATTGGTTTGATAATTGTTCTAGCAAGAATTTAGAAAGTATCTATAAAATTTGCTCTGATTTTGGTTTATAAAATAAGTGTTAAAAATGTCAGATATTTTAGGAATAAAATGGGGGAGGGGACGAGGCAAAAAGCAAGAATTTTTTTATCCTTATGGATATGAGGCAGGAAAAGGGTTGTTTTATATAAATTTTAGAACTTCTAAAGACAATATCTATTACTAATATTAATAAAAACATGCGGTTAAAAAGCCGCACGTTTGATTTTTTAATTTTCTTCTTTTAATTGTTTTAATTGGAATTTTCCTTGATCTTCGATCTTCATTACTTCGACTTTAACCTTATCACCAATTTTAAAGGTTTCAAGTTTGTCTTTTAAATTGGAGACATGTAACATTCCAACCTTACCCGGTAACACTTCTACAAATATTCCATACTTTTCAACCCTTTTCACGGTACCTTCAAAAATTCCACCTTTTTCTACTTGTGCGATTAAATTTTGAATGTGCTTAATAGCTTCATCAACCTTGTTTGCATCATGGCCGGTTACCTTGACTTTTCCATCATCTTCAATGTAAACTTCGACATTGTATAATTCGCTGATCTCTTTAATATTTTTCCCGCCGGGGCCTATTACTTCTCCTATTTTTGAAACGGGTATTTTAAATACTTTCATTATTGGAACGTATGGAGACAGTTCTTTGCGTGGTTGAGGGATAGTCTCGTACATCTTATCTAAAATCTTTAACCTTGCTATTTTTGCTTTTTCTAGAGCCTTTTGAAGAACTTCTTTATTAACTTGACTGGTTTTAACATCCATTTGAAAAGCAGTTATTCCATCTCTAGTTCCCGCTACTTTAAAATCCATGTCTCCTAGGTGGTCCTCCATTCCTAAAATATCTGTTAAAACTACGAAACTATCGTTTTCAAAGATCAAACCCATGGCGATACCTGCCACATGTTTCTGGATAGGTACACCTGCATCCATTAAGGCCAAAGAAGCTGAACATACACTAGCCATTGATGAAGAACCATTCGATTCTAAAATATCTGAAACAACTCTAATAGTGTAAGGGAACTCCTCATCGCTCGGAATAAGGTTTTTATGTGCCCTTTCTGCTAAATGTCCGTGGCCAATTTCTCTTCTGCTGACTCCTCTGAGCCTTTTCACTTCACCCGTTGAGAAAGGAGGAAAATTATAATGGAGCATAAACCTCTTTTCTTCGTCGCTGAATATAGTGTCAAGAACTTGAACATCCAAAGGAGCACCTAACGTAACAGTTCCTAGAGATTGAGTTTCCCCTCTGGTAAAAAGTGCAGAACCATGCACTCTCGGTATCAGTCCTACTTCACAGGTGATATCTCTAATTTCATCACAAGTTCTTCCATCAACTCTTTTGTTCTCATTGATAATCATCTTTCTCATCGAATCTTGAAGTTTTTCTTCAAAAGCATTTTCTAAGAAACGTTTTTTATCTTCAAAAAAAGCAACACTCCATTTTTCCAAGAATTTTTCTTCAAATTTATTCATTACGTTCTTTTTATACTCTGATATAACTTTATCTCTGTTTTTTTTACCTTTTGTGAGAAGCACCTTTTTTAACTCTTCTTCGTCTATGAGTGATAAGTAATCTTCAATAAATTCCTCTGGAACTATTTCTTTTTGAACTTCCCATTTTTCAATGTTTAATTCCGAAAGAAACTCTTCTTCAATTGATATAATTTCTTTTATTTTTTCCTGTGCAAACATCAGAGCATCGACCATCTCTTCTTCCGAAACTTCCAGTGACTCACCTTCCACCATTGTAATTGCATCTTTAGTTCCTGCAACTACCATGTCGATTTTAGAATTTTTTAGTTGTTCTTGGGTTGGAAAGGCAACGAACTGTCCATCAACGTATCCTATTCTTACTCCTGCAACAATACCATCAAATGGGATAGGTGAAAGATTCAAGGCTAACGAAGCGCCTGTTATACCCCATGTTTCTATGCTGTCGTCATTCAACATTGAAAATACGGTAGTTATGACTTGAACCTCGTTGAAGAAATTCTCTGGAAACAAAGGTCTAATCGGTCTATCGATGAGTCTTGCGGCTAATATAGCTTCGTCACTTGGCTTTCCTTCCCTTTTTATAAATCCTCCTGGGATTTTCCCAACCGCATAGAATTTTTCCTGAAATTCTACGGTTAACGGGAAAAAATCCTGGCCTTTTACTGCATCTCCCGAAGCATCTGTTGTAACTAATATCGTTGACTCGTTAAAAGTCAGCATCACAGAACCAAGAGACTGTTTGGCAACTTTACCATGTTCAATACGTAATTTTCTGCCAAAAAGTTCTTTTTCCAATACTTTCATTCTCACACCTCCTATAAAAACAAAACGGAGCTTATGCCCCGCTTTTTAAAAAATTTGTTATCAACCTCTTATACCTAATTTATTGATGATTTCTTGATAAACTAAGGGTTTGTTTTTTCTCAAATATTTGAGCATCTTTCTTCTTTTCCCTACCATCATCATCAATCCACGTCTACTATGATAATCTTTTGGGTGTTGTTTCAAATGTTTCGTTAAATGTTTGATTCTAGCAGAAAGTAGAGCTATTTGCACCTCTACAGAACCAGTATCTTTGTCGTTGACTTTAAATTTTTCAATAAGCTCTTCTTTTTTTTCGGGGTCCAATCCTCTAGACATCTTTTCTATAACCTCCTGCAAACTATTCCTTTAACCAAGTAAAGGGGTTACACCCTAAACTGAGTTGAAGGTACTAAAATATATTATACAATTATATCTTCATTTTGTCAAATTTATTGATGCAGTTGATGGTATTTGATCTTCATTGATGTATTCTCGGATTGCATGTGAAGCAGCTATAGCTCCATCGGATACCGCAGTTACAATTTGTCTTAGCTCCTTTTTTCTTACATCTCCTACTGCATAAATACCTTTAACTTTTGTTTCCATATTTTCGTCTGTAATTAAGAAACCATATTCGTCAAACTCGAAAAGATCTTTATTTAAAAAGCTTGTTTCTGGTACTAATCCAACGAAAACAAAAACTCCATCGAAAAGTTCTTCATAGACTTCACCGTTTTTTAGATTTTTAATGACCAAACTTTCTACCTTATCTTTGCCTTTGATTTCTTCAATGACCGAATTCCATTTAAATTTTATGTTATTACGAGAAAAGGCTCTATCTTGATAAAGTTTATCTGCTCTTAGTTTTTCTCTTCTGTGAATTATATAAACTTCTTTAGCTATGTTTGATAAATAAACAGCTTCCTC is part of the Petrotoga sibirica DSM 13575 genome and encodes:
- a CDS encoding M16 family metallopeptidase — translated: MYTHKILDNGLDVILINRDSMMSASVLFCVKVGSSKETKENAGLSHLIEHVSFRATKRKNTFEIKQPIEEVGGVLNAFTSKNFTVFFAKIPSQKVNETLEIMSEILYEPLFKEEDIEKEKGIILEEISSYEDEPINIVFENLYKNIYDDNFSRPIMGYKDTVMNIKKSTLEEFHYKYYQPENTVVIISGKFDEVSVLKQLNQIKSIPNLNSFKNNIISPSIVDKEIFIKKYKNDLASNYLVEGFKAPSKLDKSYYSTLVLNTFLGSGMSSLLFSKIREEEGLAYEVTSDYETYPKAGLLLFYAATTDKNLENLLGKIQEVVDDLKNNKEIEKWFNYGKNRLIGKLTLEVENNLSMALNVLDLYINYGKIMTIEEFIKNIEKVEIHNVFETANNIFSNNKYVSILSPKKPIKS
- a CDS encoding polyribonucleotide nucleotidyltransferase — its product is MKVLEKELFGRKLRIEHGKVAKQSLGSVMLTFNESTILVTTDASGDAVKGQDFFPLTVEFQEKFYAVGKIPGGFIKREGKPSDEAILAARLIDRPIRPLFPENFFNEVQVITTVFSMLNDDSIETWGITGASLALNLSPIPFDGIVAGVRIGYVDGQFVAFPTQEQLKNSKIDMVVAGTKDAITMVEGESLEVSEEEMVDALMFAQEKIKEIISIEEEFLSELNIEKWEVQKEIVPEEFIEDYLSLIDEEELKKVLLTKGKKNRDKVISEYKKNVMNKFEEKFLEKWSVAFFEDKKRFLENAFEEKLQDSMRKMIINENKRVDGRTCDEIRDITCEVGLIPRVHGSALFTRGETQSLGTVTLGAPLDVQVLDTIFSDEEKRFMLHYNFPPFSTGEVKRLRGVSRREIGHGHLAERAHKNLIPSDEEFPYTIRVVSDILESNGSSSMASVCSASLALMDAGVPIQKHVAGIAMGLIFENDSFVVLTDILGMEDHLGDMDFKVAGTRDGITAFQMDVKTSQVNKEVLQKALEKAKIARLKILDKMYETIPQPRKELSPYVPIMKVFKIPVSKIGEVIGPGGKNIKEISELYNVEVYIEDDGKVKVTGHDANKVDEAIKHIQNLIAQVEKGGIFEGTVKRVEKYGIFVEVLPGKVGMLHVSNLKDKLETFKIGDKVKVEVMKIEDQGKFQLKQLKEEN
- the rpsO gene encoding 30S ribosomal protein S15; the encoded protein is MSRGLDPEKKEELIEKFKVNDKDTGSVEVQIALLSARIKHLTKHLKQHPKDYHSRRGLMMMVGKRRKMLKYLRKNKPLVYQEIINKLGIRG